In a genomic window of Phyllostomus discolor isolate MPI-MPIP mPhyDis1 chromosome 5, mPhyDis1.pri.v3, whole genome shotgun sequence:
- the CNR2 gene encoding cannabinoid receptor 2 codes for MESCSATKAANSSKNGSDFNPMKDYMILSRQQQIAVAVLCTPLGLLSALENLTVLYLILSSRRLRRKPSYLFISSLAGADFLASVVFACNFVNFHVFQGVDSKAVFLLKIGSVTMTFTASVGSLLLTAIDRYFCLRDPPAYKALVTRGRALVTLGIMWVFSALVSYLPLMGWTCCPSPCSELFPLIPNNYLLGWLLFIAFLFSGIFYTYGHVLWKAHHHVASLAEHQDRQVTGMRLDVRLAKTLGVVLAVLFICWFPALTLMAYSLASTLSDEVKKVFAFCSLLCLVNSLVNPIIYALRSKEIRSSAHHCLDRWKKHLRGHGLEEAQRSSVTETEADIKITPWSDSRVLSSLVADEASFIVLNKSGQKSFHSLEEREQS; via the coding sequence ATGGAGAGCTGCTCAGCGACGAAGGCAGCCAACAGCTCCAAGAACGGCTCGGACTTCAACCCCATGAAGGATTACATGATTCTGAGCAGACAGCAACAGATCGCCGTCGCGGTGCTGTGCACCCCCCTGGGCCTGCTGAGCGCCCTGGAGAACTTGACTGTGCTCTACCTGATCCTGTCCTCCCGCCGGCTCCGCAGGAAGCCCTCATACCTGTTCATTAGCAGCTTGGCTGGGGCTGActtcctggccagtgtggtcTTTGCCTGTAACTTTGTGAATTTCCACGTCTTTCAAGGCGTGGATTCCAAGGCTGTCTTTCTGCTGAAGATCGGGAGCGTGACCATGACCTTTACAGCCTCTGTAGGCAGCCTGCTGCTGACCGCCATTGACCGCTACTTCTGTCTGCGTGACCCACCTGCATACAAAGCCCTAGTCACCCGTGGGAGGGCACTGGTGACCCTGGGCATCATGTGGGTCTTCTCAGCACTGGTCTCCTACCTGCCCCTCATGGGGTGGACTTGCTGTCCCAGTCCCTGCTCTGAGCTTTTCCCTCTGATCCCCAATAACTATCTGCTGGGCTGGCTCCTGTTCATCGCCTTCCTCTTCTCTGGCATCTTCTATACCTATGGGCACGTCCTCTGGAAGGCCCATCATCACGTAGCCAGCCTGGCTGAGCACCAGGACAGGCAGGTGACAGGAATGAGGCTGGATGTGAGATTGGCCAAGACGCTGGGGGTGGTGCTGGCCGTTCTCTTCATATGCTGGTTCCCAGCACTAACCCTCATGGCCTATAGTCTGGCCAGCACTCTAAGTGACGAGGTCAAGAAGGTCTTCGCCTTTTGTTCCTTGCTTTGCCTTGTCAACTCCCTGGTCAACCCCATCATCTATGCCCTGCGGAGTAAGGAGATCCGTTCCTCTGCCCACCACTGCCTGGACCGCTGGAAGAAGCATCTGAGAGGCCACGGGCTTGAAGAGGCCCAAAGGTCCTCAGTCACTGAGACAGAGGCTGATATAAAAATCACCCCGTGGTCAGATTCTAGGGTTCTGTCTTCTCTGGTTGCTGATGAGGCCTCTTTCATAGTTTTGAACAAGTCAGGTCAGAAATCATTTCACTCcctggaagagagagagcagtCTTAA